The following proteins are encoded in a genomic region of Arachis ipaensis cultivar K30076 chromosome B02, Araip1.1, whole genome shotgun sequence:
- the LOC107627250 gene encoding uncharacterized protein LOC107627250, producing MTAVAPLEIRIFSELVNKARVVEEYAKKVASARDTCGENNNHEYGKYFQPRAQHFKRGGHVSQGQGNTRIPTFDQYHYARGRGNQSKTSPDLTCDRCERFHLNDSCKLGIGGCFNCGLPSYMARDCTRGRNPNAGRNQHQGRVFAVNTNDAAKRDPLMRGKYLVGDKTLVALYDIGASHYFIAFDKVEDLGLKMSELTFDLHVHTPYQTVVTKSSCRELAFKIEDREFVHDLICLPMVGLEMILEFDWLTKIRVLLDCFERSIRFLPKGEGEVVVAEGYYLNSVLVNFSREECQGYILLAANALGDKWRLDQISVVRKFSEVFWCTKL from the coding sequence ATGACGGCTGTAGCTCCTTTGGAGATTCGGATCTTTTCTGAGCTTGTGAACAAGGCAAGGGTTGTGGAAGAGTATGCGAAAAAAGTGGCATCAGCAAGAGATACTTGTGGAGAAAATAACAACCATGAGTATGGAAAATACTTTCAACCAAGAGCTCAACACTTCAAGAGGGGAGGACATGTATCTCAAGGTCAAGGCAACACTAGGATACCCACTTTTGATCAGTACCACTATGCAAGAGGAAGGGGTAATCAGAGTAAGACATCTCCGGATTTAACTTGTGATCGTTGTGAACGTTTTCATCTGAATGACTCATGCAAGTTAGGTATAGGTGGTTGCTTCAATTGCGGATTGCCTAGTTACATGGCGAGGGATTGTACTCGTGGAAGGAACCCGAATGCGGGTCGGAATCAACACCAAGGGAGAGTGTTTGCTGTGAACACTAATGATGCTGCCAAAAGGGACCCTTTGATGAGAGGTAAATATTTAGTTGGTGATAAAACATTGGTTGCATTGTATGATATTGGAGCTTCGCATTATTTCATTGCATTTGATAAGGTTGAGGATCTAGGATTGAAAATGTCAGAATTAACTTTTGATTTACATGTGCATACCCCGTACCAAACAGTTGTGACTAAATCAAGTTGTAGGGAATTAGCCTTCAAGATTGAGGATAGAGAATTTGTTCATGATTTAATCTGTTTGCCAATGGTTgggttggagatgattttggAGTTTGATTGGTTGACAAAGATTCGGgtattgttggattgctttgagcgATCAATTCGGTTTTTGCCAAAAGGGGAAGGTGAAGTAGTAGTAGCTGAGGGTTATTACCTGAATTCTGTGTTGGTGAACTTCAGTAGAGaagagtgtcagggttatataTTGTTGGCTGCGAATGCATTGGGTGATAAATGGAGGTTAGATCAAATTTCGGTAGTTAGGAAATTTTCAGAAGtattctggtgcacgaaattgtga